Genomic segment of Apium graveolens cultivar Ventura chromosome 7, ASM990537v1, whole genome shotgun sequence:
TAGCCTTTCCGGGATGATACTGAATGTTCACATCATAGTCTTTCAATAATTCAATCCATTgtctttgcctcatattaagctctttctacgtgaatatgtacttcaaactcttgtggtcagTAAATATCTCACACTTATCACCATACAAATGGtgtctccatatcttcaatgcaaaaaTGACGGCTGCAAGCTCTAAGTCATGTGTCGGATAATTCACCTCGTGAGGCTTTAAGTATCTTGAAGCATAGGCAATCACATTTCCATGTTGCATCAAGACATAGCCAAGTCCCTTCTttgaagcatcgctataaatcaCATAGCTTCCCAATCCTGATAGTATTGTCAATACTGGTGATGTCACAagtctcttcttcaattcttgaaaactagtCTCACACTCATCGGTCCATATGAACTTGTTGCTTTTTCGAGTCAACTGTGTCAATGGCATCGCAATTGTCGAAAAGCCTTCTACAAATCGGTGATAGTAGCCCGCGAGTCCCAAGAAACTCCTCACTTCTGTCGCAGTGCTAGGTCTTGGCCAATTGGTAATAGCCTCAACCTTGGCTGGATCCACCTTGATTCTATCTGCTGATACAATATATCCCAAAAATGCAACTTGATCAAGACAAAATTCACACTTCTTGTATTTTGCATACAATTTGTTATTCCCTAGTATTTCCAACACAACTCGAAGATGCTCCTCATGAACCTCCACTGACTTTGAATACACcaatatatcatcaataaacatAATCAGAAACTTGTCCAGAAAAtccttgaataccctgttcattagGTCCATGAAAACTGCAGGTGCATTTTTCAATCCAAAAGACATAACAAGAAACTCGTCGTGTCTGTAACGAGTCCTGAATGCTATCTTCGGAATATCACTTGCCTTCACTCTTAGTTGATGGTAACCTGACCGTAGATCAATTTTTGAAAAGTATTTTGCTCCTTGAagctgatcaaataagtcatcgatccTCGGTAATGGATATCTATTCTTCACCGTGATTcggttcaactctcgataatcaaTATAGAGTCTCAtcgaaccatccttcttattcaCAAATAGAACTGGTGCTCCCCAAGGCGAAAAACTGGGTCTAATAAAACCCTTATCAAGTAACTCCTCCAGCTGTTCTTTCAGCTCTTGTACCTCTAACGGagccattctataaggtgccttgGAAATAGGTTGTGCATCTGGTAACAAATCGATAGAAAATTCTATCTCTCTTTCCGGCGGAAGACCCTCCAAATCTTCGGGAAATACATCTGAAAACTCACGAACAACAAGAACATCTTCTAATTCTGGCTGCACCTTGGACATGTCAATCACATACGCTAAAAATCCTTCACATCCATGAGCAATCATCTTCTTAGCCTTGATAGCCGAAATGAATTTTCCACAACCACTAGGCTTAGAACCCTGAAACACGAACTCAGGCGAATTGGAGTCCCCAAAAATTATTCTTTTTCCTGGACAATCAATTGTAGCTTTGTGTCGCTCCAATCAATCCATCCCCAGTATGATATCAAAGTCCCTCATCTGAATAGGTAAGAGATCAACAAATAGTTCTCTATCGTCTACTCTAACTACACAATCAAGATATTGAGAATTCACAAGTATAGTTACACCTATAGGAGTGCCAACAAAAAAATCCGATATAAGTGCAGTGGATGCAATGTCTAAGTGTTTAACATAAGATGTAGAGATAAATGAATGTGTAGCTCCAGTATCAAATAAGACTATAGCATTTCCATTACCGACAAAAAGTGATCCTGAAATGGTACTTGGAGTACTTGCAGCATCTTTTGCAGTGATGGAAAACACACGACCGGAAGTCTTCTGGTTGTTTTTCTCTCCCTGATCTCTACGATCCCAAGGATTCTTTGGTGGCATCTGACAGTCTTGAATAGTGTGACCCTTCTTTCCATAATTGAAGCATGCTCTAGTAGCCCAATAGCAAGTGCTTCCTCCATGCATCTTTCCACAATGCTCACACTTAGATACTTCCTTATTTCCAGTTTGGTTGAAAGACCTCTTTTGCTCATTTCCTTGATTTTCATTCTTTTGCTGAAATTCCGAGTATTATACCTCTGATCATTTGGTTTGAATCCACCTGAAGACCCACCATTTTTCTGAAATCCATGTCGACGATCGGAAAATTcctcttccctttttcttttcttgaGAAAGTCAACCTGATGAAGCTCTTGATCTCTGACACTATCAACCAAGGTATCCATGGATGTGTAGCGGTTAGAGATGATATGGTTGCCGATGGAATTCTTTAATGCCCACATAAACTTCATGATTTTATCCGCTTCTGACCCAACCACATATCTCGCATAACCAGCTAACCTCTGAAATCTGACTTGAAAGTCTGCCACCGACTcatcatctctcagaataatacTCTGATACTCCCTTACATATTCCTCACGTATGCTGGCTGGAAAGTACCTCTGGCCAAACTGAGTTTTGAATATATGCCAACTAAGAGTATTTTCATAGCCAGGTGCATGCGAGGCTACCATAGACTTCCACCAAGTATTAGCATCCCCCTCAAGATGATATGTAGAAAATTGAGCCTTTTTCACCTCTGAATACTCCAAGACAATGAAATTTTTCTCCATGTGATATATCCAAGCTTCAGCATCCATGGGAGTCTTGGCCTCCTTAAAACAATTGGGTCTTTGCTTCATAAACCGATCAAACATAGTTTGACCATCTCGATCTTGCCCGTTAGCAGTGGGATTCTTCCCACGTTGAACTTCCCGCAACATctccataaaagtactcctatccATAACAATCTACTGATTATCATTCCCCCCAATATTTCGACTACTACTACCTCTTGCCATCCTGCACAAAATTTTATGAGTGCACAAACACATATATCACAAAATCATAAATCTACCCGTATGAAGTCAACCCAAAACTCACAGGTCAAATCCTAAAGGACAGTCTACAGAAACTataacctaagctctgataccaacgtTGTAATACCCCACTTAAACAAGTAGAGGCTACAAAAGCTAAGCTTTATTTATTAATGGAAGTAAAAACAAGCTAAACATAATTTATTAAGCTAACAAAAGTTCAAAAAGATCCAAAATAAAGTTCTCTAACAAGATCCAAAATAATATGGAATAAAACATGTCCTTGACTTTATTTTCAACTAGATAAACAAGCTAAAATCTGGGCAGCACTCATCACACCCCCGCTTTACCCCCGACTACCCGTGGAAAGAAATAAATAcgagtgagccaaatgcccagtacgaaTATATCATTAAAAGATAAAGCAACAGAATATATTTGATTTTAACAATTAGCCAAGAAGATGAGTAATATGACAATAATTATTTAGAATCAAGGAACAAACTAATCCAAATAAAATCAAAGAAATGGATGAGAACAAGTAAGGTGGGTACTAATAAGGGCATCTTATAAAACCTCTGCTTGCTAGTAAACACCAAGTAAAGCACAGTGCAAAGAGTTCCTTCTCCGGTTATCCACAAGAAGGACAAAATGAAATGTATAAAACATTTCCCAAACAAACAAAATGATCATGATCTTAATCATGTCTCATACCCTAGAGACATGCTCGTATACTCACAACACTGATACGAGTTAGTGCCGTGAGCATCAAAGACTGCAAAAACTCCATGTGTCTCGTCTGTGATTTACCCGCATACAGATAAGTTTAAGAGCCCATGACAAATGATCACAAAGTGTTGCcaataatattgaaaataaaagTTGCATGTGACAAATCAAGTATACTGATAGGCAACATAGATCAAAAGTGGTTAAGCATCAACAGGGATCAAATATGGCTGAGCAAAAATTAATAAGTGTACATATACAAGATGTACaacttaacaaaataaaatatgataAGATAAATATGATAGGACAATAAGTACAGAggaagaaaatatattttaaatggAGAGAAATGGAGGATACTCGTACCTCGAAATGAGTCTAAAATATTAAATCACTACCTAGCTCCAAATCAACTTCCAAACCAATCTATAATATCAACACAAATATAACTTATAAACGCCAAACTCTAAAACCCAAAAAGTAagctaataaaattataatattttattcaTGCTATAGTATATAAAAATTTAACTAACAAATAATCTGAATAATATACAAGCTGGTTCATAAAATATAaaagatattttattaatttataaaagtaATGTAGAAATCTCTAAGTATATAACTTTATAAAAGTAGACAAACTTAAATTATACATTAATTTAACATATTAAATTATAACAACAATTtaagaaaatgataaaaataaatataacatGCTCTGTGTTTATCATACTAAAAAGATTATCAAATTCACTTTTGCACATTAATACCACTACATTACTtacaaattttaaattattatgcCCAAATATTGATGGCTGTCTGATTGTCCGCTCATAGAAGTTAGCATAAGTGTTAATTGTATTACATCTTGAAGTGAACACTCAAAGCTGGCACTCATTTAGGTACGGAAAGAATAAGTGTTTCTCGCGGAATATTAAATATAACGGGATTGCCTACACTATGGTCGAATGAGTTTGTCTACAATGAAATCCTACTTTTAAAATTGTTCATTACGTGCAAATGTGTTCTGGAGCTTGAATTATCTAATGTATATGTTAATTGTTAGGATTGTTTTTACACTACTTGTGTAAACAATAATGGTTCAGTTTTGTGCTGGATACTTTATTATATATTCCGGTGGGGCAGTGATCGAATGAGAGTTTATGTAATTGTAGGCTCTAAAGGATGGTGTCAGAGACAAAGTTGAACTGGCTACCAAGTTTGGGGTCAGGATAGATAGCCAGTTCAGAGAAATTCGGGGCGACCCAGAATACGTACGGGCAGCCTGTGAGGCCAGCTTAAAGAGGCTTCAGCTTGATTGTATTGATTTGTATTATCAGCACCGCGTTGACACTCGTGTGCCAATTGAAATCACGGTATGTTAGTAGTTAGTCTGTGCATTTTTGTATTTGTTTTTTCACAAATTAGTTGTCAAGTTGTTAGGCTTTTTTACTTTTGGTTGCAATTTTTTAGTTCCCGTATTTATGCTAAGACCAGTGCCCCTCAAACTGAAAAATCACAAAATCTCAAATATTTTTTTGGAATAAGGTCAATTACACAATATATTAATGTTCATATGCACTTATGGGTCACAACCGGCTTCAACCAGCAAACATGGGCAGCTCATCAAACTTACATCCTACCGCCCGAGTAGAGCTCAGCAATAAGCCACCTCCTAACAGGCTCACCAATCCAAACACCCACCACTGACCGGCAACATATACTCACCCACTCTCCTGCCACCAACTACTCCCGCAAATGTTATATGCTGAGAGTGGATCTGAACCCTCAACCTCATGAAACATGAGAAGAGGAAGTACGTAACAAGACCCCGTTGGTAGTTTTTAGTATAGCAATGATTCCAATTTAGTAATATATATTAACTGCTTATAAAGAAGAAATTCCTGTGCTGTTTTTATAAGCTCATGAATGACATATTGCGTTATGTCATTGACCATCAATTGTTGTATCTAATTTGATACACCTGGAACTTATCTTCGATATTATCAACCTTTCATAACTAGGTAAAGATGAAGTTCTGTTGTAGAATTATTAAATATAGGTAATCGTGTGATATCGGAATCAAATATACTTTGACCTAGCACTTTGCTGCTTCGCTCTCACTAATATCTACACCCAATCTACCCGAGGGTCCCCATTGAAATAAGGTATCCAGCATACTTAATTTTTGGGCACCTAGCCGTCCACTTGGGTCCTTAATCAACTTGAAAAGTTATTAACCTTGCTAAAAGTACTATTTTATATTACTATTCACAACTAGTATGTTGCTGGCAATAAGCCAATAACTATACAATTGAAAATTGATAAAAGTTTGTGTGATTATGGTACCATTCGCATAATTTGCAGATAGTAACTACTAAAATCACAAATATTATATATCCTTTTATTTCTGAAATGTATCATATTACTAGTAAAAATGTTTCTTCAAAACAAAAAAGCCTTGATAAGAGACATTATTAGAAAATCACAATAAGTTTTGCACTTGAAAGTTCTAATACTTGGTTTTCAGAGGCCAAGAGAATTGGGAGTTTAAAAGGGATGCCATGATGCTAATACGCTATAGAGTAAACTGAAATTATATGTCAGCTTCTGTCTACAATATTTTACGTATTAGATTCTTACCTAagttttttttttcatttctaCTAGCGTGAtctgtttttattattttaattctttATTTCTCTGATCATGCTTGAGTTGTTCATCTGTTTGACAGATGGGGGAAATGAAGAAACTAGTTGAAGAGGGTAAGATTAAGTATGTAGGATTGTCTGAGGCCTCTGCATCTACCATCAGAAGAGCTCATGCTGTTCATCCGATCACCGCAGTGCAGTTGGAGTGGTCTTTGTGGTCAAGGGACGTGGAGGAAGACATAATTCCCACTTGCAGGTTTGGTTTCTGTTAAAGAATCTTCCAACAGATTATCAAATATGAAAATATATTTAAAGACCAAGTTAACTAGTTTGTTATTACTCAGAGAATTAGGCATCGGGATTGTTGCATATAGTCCTCTAGGACGAGGATTTTTGTCAGGGGGTTTAAATATGGTCGCGAACTTGTCAAAAGATGACTTCAGGAAGGTAAGTTTCTACATTAAATGCAGCTTGAGTTTCATTAGTATAATGTAACATGTAACTGATCATCTAATTTCAGTGCATTGACGTCTTTCTTAAATAAATTAGTTTTTCATGCAAAGCTAGTAAGAGAAGTTAAATTTAGGGCTTCACCCTAGCTCTAGCTCTATGAAGCATAGGGAGATCTATCTAAACACAATTTAGTTAAAAAAAGGTTAAATTTGTAAACTGCATCTAAATTTTCGAAACTATTGCATTAAGAAACATAACCAGTATTTATTTTTTTAACAACTTTGGTTGCTGAATTGCAAGTACTCCGAGTCTTGAACTGATACTTACACAAAATGAAGTAACTGATGTTAAACATCTCTTACGGACATTGATTGTCTATGCTGGAAATTTGCAAAATGCCTTAAACTGTATGTTGTTTTAGTATTCTGGTTTTGAAGTGCTTCTAAGAAAACGGTTGTTGGCTTCATTAAAAATCAATACTCCGAGAGAAATGTTTTAAAAAATAGGGTCTTAGCTCGTTTTCATGTGGTTAAATTGACTAATGATCCTTTTCGCCGTCCCCCCCTTTTGTGTAGCATCATCCAAGGTTCCAAGCAGAAAATCTGGAGCATAATATAAAGCTGTTTGATCTGGTGAATGAGATTGCATTAAACAAAGGGTGTACTCCATCACAGCTAGCACTGGCCTGGGTTCATCACCAGGGAACAGATGTTTGTCCCATTCCTGGAACTACAAAGATTGAAAATCTCAACCAAAACATTGGAGCTTTATCTGTGAAGTTAACAGCAGAGGAAATGTCTGAACTTGAATCCATTGCTGGTTCTGTCCGGGGTGACAGATACTCGTCAATGACATCCACTTACTTGCATTCAGACACACCACCCTTGTCATCGTGGAATGCTTAATGAATAGTCGACTTGCAGTCCCTCTGACATCACAGAAATTCTCAACAAATACTGGAGATGTATTTTGCAGAATGGCTTTGTTTTCTTCTGGTTTTAGGGAGAACTTCAATTATGCGTGAATGGttaatattatttagaatttaaTATCCAAATAAAATTTAATTGACAACATATTAAAAATATGTGTTTTTTAAAGATAGTGATAAAAAATACAAAGAATTCATATATGAAATTTATTTAGGTAGTGTTAGTTAAGAAATGTGTttttttgccttctgacatgtAGCGAAGTTGGTTAAAGGGCGAAATAACCCTGGTCttttttctttgaaattaattatTGCTACTCTACAAAATCGGCCGTCCTAACTTCACCCAACCCTACCTTCTTTTTCACCCTTTATACCTATATCTATCtccatattcatcttcatcttctccttttattcactttttctttaataaaatcgaGATTTGTTTTACAAAACTCGAAAAATCTATTACAGTTCTTcactttagttttcagatctactaaggtaagagtttggattttataataaaattcagtttttggattcaaaatctctgatctaacaacatattacaatttggtgttattcagagatttttgaattttgggttTTTTTCATATTGTTCAGTTTAAGTTattatttgtgtgtttgattgtctcgCTTTATGCGATGTGTCTCATTTTGCGCTAtgtggtggttgtgttgaaaatgaattcgatggtgtattgggagatctggatatctctcatcaacaacactttcggcagGTTTATAGCTGATGTTCGGCAGGTAGATAGTTGGGGTGTGTTTGGAACGGTGGTAAAAATCACATGTGCTCACCCctcacaaaaaatatttgttcataacaTGAGGCCTATAAACTCAGTTGTTGCAACTAAGTCCTCTGAACATTGCAATATCAATCGAATTAATGTGAGTGTAACACCCCAATTAAACAAGTAGAGGTTACACAAGATAAGTTTTATTTATTAATGGAATTAAAAATAAGCTAAACATAATTTATTAAGCTAACAAAAGTTTAAAAGATCCAAAATAAAGTTGTCTAACAAGATCCAAAATAATATGGAATAAAACATGTACTTGACTTTATTTTCAACCAGATCACTCATCACACCCCCGATTTACCCCCGACTACCTGTGGAAAGAAATAAATACAAGTGAGCCAAATACCCAGTACAAATTTATCATTAAAAGATAAAGCAAGAGAATATATTTGATTATAACAATTAGCCAAGAAGATGAGTAATATGACAGTAATTATTTTGAATCAAGGAACAAACTAATCCAAACAAAATCAAAGAAATGGCTGAGAACAAGTAAGGTGGTTATTAATAAGGGCATCTTATAAAATCAATGCTCGCTAGTAAACACCAAGCAAAGCACAGTGCAAATAGTCCTTCTCCGGTTATCCCTAATGAAGGACAAAATGAAATGTATAAAACATTTCCCAAACAAAtaaaatgatcatgatcttaATCATGTCTCATACCCCAGAGACATGCTCGTATACTCACAACACTATACGAGTTAGTGTCGACAGCACCAAAGACTGCAAAAACTCCATGTGTCTCGTCTGTGATTTACCCACACAGGTAAGTTTAAGAGCCCATAACAAATTATTACAAAGTGTTGCcaataatattgaaaataaaagTTGCATGTGACAAATCAAGTATACTTATAGGCAACATAGATCAAAAGTGGTTAAGCAACAACAGAGATCAAAGATGACTGAGCAAAAATTAACAAGTGTACATATACAAGATGTACGTATACAGATGATCACTATCTCATGCTATAGTATAAACATTTAACTAACAAATAATCTGAATAATATACAAGCCggttaataaaatataaaatatattttattaatttataaaagtaATGTATAAATCTTTAAGTATATAACTTTATAAAAGTAGACAAACTTAAATTATACATTCATTTAACATATTAAATTATAACAACAATTtaagaaaatgataaaaataaatataacatGTTCTCTGTTTATCATACTGATAAGATTATCAAATTCACTTCTGCACATTAATACTACAAAATTACTtacaaattttaaattattatgcCCAAGTATTAGATACTATAATTAATAACATACTGGTTAAAAAACAATGAGACTAAAGTAACAAATATGTTATGAGGAaaacataataacataatatgattgacaaatgtaaacaatttataattttagataaACAAACAATCAATTATTAATTACTTAACTTAATTAACATAATATTTTGACTACATATGTCCTGTAAAATAAAATACTTTATATATCATTAGTCCCACAAATACATATTTTGTCAATTTTAATAATCTCAATAAACTAAATCttgtaaaaataaattttattttacaaatatttttacatattaaTAAACTAGCACAATATAACATGATAATTATTGTAAACAACTCACACACATAACTAGTAAATTATAATTAACAAAACTAGCCAGACACtaacaatataaaaatataccATATCACCCaattaaaaaaatgtaaaaacctgagaatcatataatttcttaaaccaacttaatgacataaaaattaaaaataaaaacaacAGGGAACATGACTAATTAGATTACTACTAATTAAACATCTTGTAGCCGGTACAaataataattaatcaattaaatcaattaaacatGCATTAAATAATAACTtaacacaatatataaacacataaacaaataatataattatttgaTAAAACTTATCTGAATTTAGAGCCAGATATaagtatataaaaaaatatatacaaaTAGTTATAAACCTGAAAATAAAAATGACTAATATTAGTATACAACATAAATAATAGTCATTAAATTATGTGGTGATTAAATTTTTAACTAAACCTCCACAAGGTGTACACTTCTTTGAAACTTTTGGTAAGGCTTAACCTAGCTTCCTTGTGAATCTCTTTCTCCTCCTTTGACAACCTTAAGCACGACACTCTAACCAGTTAATTCTTTTCTGACCTTGTGGGAGTTGTACGCCAAAAC
This window contains:
- the LOC141674634 gene encoding uncharacterized protein LOC141674634, with product MDRSTFMEMLREVQRGKNPTANGQDRDGQTMFDRFMKQRPNCFKEAKTPMDAEAWIYHMEKNFIVLEYSEVKKAQFSTYHLEGDANTWWKSMVASHAPGYENTLSWHIFKTQFGQRYFPASIREEYVREYQSIILRDDESVADFQVRFQRLAGYARYVVGSEADKIMKFMWALKNSIGNHIISNRYTSMDTLVDSVRDQELHQQKNENQGNEQKRSFNQTGNKEVSKCEHCGKMHGGSTCYWATRACFNYGKKGHTIQDCQMPPKNPWDRRDQGEKNNQKTSGRVFSITAKDAASTPSTISGSLFVGNGNAIVLFDTGATHSFISTSYVKHLDIASTALISDFFVGTPIGVTILVNSQYLDCVVRVDDRELFVDLLPIQMRDFDIILGMD
- the LOC141671224 gene encoding putative aldo-keto reductase 2, with product MGEMKKLVEEGKIKYVGLSEASASTIRRAHAVHPITAVQLEWSLWSRDVEEDIIPTCRELGIGIVAYSPLGRGFLSGGLNMVANLSKDDFRKHHPRFQAENLEHNIKLFDLVNEIALNKGCTPSQLALAWVHHQGTDVCPIPGTTKIENLNQNIGALSVKLTAEEMSELESIAGSVRGDRYSSMTSTYLHSDTPPLSSWNA